The Equus przewalskii isolate Varuska chromosome 4, EquPr2, whole genome shotgun sequence region AGGCACAAACGGATGAGCAGCACCCCAGTCCCCTGCCCAACGCGGAAAGTCAGGCAGCCCGACTTACCCAGGGGTTTGATGGTGTTCTCCGTGGCCTCCTTCTCCTTGGAGCCGCCGCTCGACATGAGCGCAGCGATGGAGAAGGCGTTGGCCCGGGAGGAGAGCTGGGGCTTGGGCGACGCCGTGAACTCCATGGCACCCAAAGCGCGGTCCGGGCCAGGGACGGGGCCTGCCGAACTGCTGTCCAGCTTCCCCAAGGGAGACAAAGACCGAAACACAGCGCAAAGTTTCCAAGTGCAATCACAGCGGAGCTGGAGACTCCAGATGAGTCAGTCCCAACCTCCCAAGAGCTCCACactggcctctcctctcccccaccgCAAAGCCCTCGAGCCGCAGCGACTTCGAACTAGCCGGAGAGGACGGCAGACCAACCACGGGCTCAACCGGGTGCGCAAGCACCGGGGCGCTCCGCAGGACCACAGGCAGCGCCGCCGGAAGCTGGAGACGAGCATCAGACGCGCAAAACCCAGGGGTTCCACAGCACCCCCTCCGcgtccttcctccttccccgcGCTGGGGACAGCCGAAGCAGCCCAAGCTGCAGGGAGGTGGCGACCAGCCAAGCGCCGCCAAGAGGGGGCGGACACCAAGGAGCCCGAGCGAGGGCGTGCAGAGCACCCCCGGCGCGGCGCGGAGGACACTGCGCCTGGGCGCTCAAAGCCCTGCGCCTTAATTTGCTGGCGGCGGCGATGCCGGCGGCCCGCAGCCAGTCAGCAGCGCCCCACGTCACCGCTTCCTGATTCCGCTGCCGAgggcggggccgcggggaggGCGCTCCTCGGGCTCGGCGCCCGAACCGCCTCTAACAGCGGCCCGCCGCGAACCTGGCACCCGTTACGTGAAAGGGGTGCCACCGTCAGACTGGCGCAGCCGCCACCGACGCCCCCTGCCTGGTCTCGCAGTCCCAAGGCAGGAGGGAGGTGCGCACGGTCCGGAGGGCACATTTTTGTTCCGGCCTAAGATCCAGGATCGCGGAGTGGCCCAGTGCGGGAACCTAGACCAGAGGAAGCCTCGGGGAGTTTTTGCTgcttctattctttttctaaccGGTGCTCAAAGTTCCAAAAGAAAGTTGGGAAGCTCTAAGTAGAGCGGAAACCGGCTCCGCAGCGCCGGCGACAACGGGCCAGATCCCATTTGCAGGGCAGTCCCCAGGGCTGAATCCCTGCCCTCTTTGGGCTCCAAAGTCTGTTCGCTTGACAATGGGGCTGGAGAGACGCAGCCCTGGAAAAGATACGCTACGGGAGGGCTGCGAGCATTTGGCAAAGGATGCTGCTCTCAGAACCACGACTACTGCTGCACACTGGGGCGCCTCCGGTCCGGGGTTCTCATTTCGAGACGGACTCTAGAAAATGGGGCCTCGACTGAAGGGCAGGCGAGGGGTAGGCGCGGGCTCAGTATTGGGGGCGCGGCACCCTGCGGGGACCACGCGACGCGCAATGGGAGGGTGCCAGCCTGACAGCCGCCTCACAGCCGCCAGGCTTGACTAAACCCGAACCTTCTGCTTCGCAAACTcggctgtggctaggacttcccaTGGCCGTGGGGGGGTCGTCCTGTTGGCCTTGTTCAGCTTGAATAACTCAAATTCTCCGAATTCGCAGGGTAATCCGCTTCACTTGGAGCCGTGTAAACtcaggcagacacacacactcaagcTGTACATGTAAATATTTGCGCTCCTTTCCAGCCAGTCGGTCTGGCGATTAGGACCCTCTTGGtggatcttaaaagaaaaaaaacagcccCCATTTCCCACcagtctttttctcccttcactgcaccccctcccccagctcctgaaaTAAACTtatgggaaaaaagtaaaagtcaaaAGTTGAGAAGGTTTATATAAGTACAATGATGCCTTCTGGGAGAGTCATGATTTAAACCTGTCTTGTCATCGTGTATCAATAGTTTCTAACAAGGTGCTGCATGAAGGTGACTGAGAAACGTATTCTGATATCAGCGTCGATGTACaaagtgtgtatgtgtaaatgtTTGGGAAAATTCGTAAAACAAATGACTTTTTGCTGGAAGGGGTTTCCACCGTAGGCTAACCCATCATCTCCTTATGCTTTTGAGAGAGTAAAACCGAATCTGGTGTAGCGGAGTGGCGCATCTCCCCTCGGGTCTGCCCGGGAGGCTAGAGGTCATCAGGACGCAGTACCCGCCCTCCAGGCCACGGCCTTGATCCCTCCCTGGCCCTCCAGCTGTGCCTGGGCTGTTCGTGGCGGGAGATCGATCGTAGAGCTAACGCCAGCTGAGAGCAGGCTTTCAGAATAAACCTCGGTAAGAATAGAGGCTAAACCACTGGATGCGCCTAAGGATCAGTTTTCATTCTGAGTCTTTAGTCCGCTGCTGTTTTTGGACAACCCAGACCGTTCAATTATTAAGGTCCCCGCCCCCTCTACCTCAATGCAACAGTAAGGCACACACTGGCTCCTTTCCTGTCTCAAATGCTTGCTGAAGGTTTGGCCAGGAAGGAAAATTTCTGCCAagagctttgtttgtttgtttgtttgttttggggggcGGGGTGATGTCCTGGTTAGTCTAGAACTTAATATATGCTTCAACTGGGTGTCAAAGATCCTGTGTACTGGTTTTAGTTTTCAAAACTTAATTGTGGAATTCTACCTCGATTTTAAAAAGCCGGTCATTGCCTTTCTACACAGAGGAAACACTATATCTTTTCTTAATTATCTTAATGAtttaaactgaaatttgaataatttcacGAGAaggacatttttagaaaaattgggAGAGCAAGGGGAAAACAGACTTGCCCCCAGTCAGTTTCCACTTCCTTTTTCAATTGCCCACACGGCCTTAGCCCAGTTCTGGGTCTCTTGTGGGCAGAGAACTCCGACTATTCATCCtactaaaggttaaaaaaaaaaaacaaaaaaaaacggAGAAAGCTAAGCGAGCGCGCGCGGAGGCAGGCGGCAAACCAGAGGAATTGAAAAGGCCACTCAAAACAAATCCGGGCTCGAAAGGTGAGCCATTTGGGACTCCCTAAGAAGCTATGCATCTTGTTGGTGTTGAAACGGCAGCAGTAAAATGTATACTAGAACATAATTATCGGGGGCACACTGTTCCTTGTCTTAGATTTATTGCCTTTGCAAATCAATATGGTGCTATAAAAACGGAGAACGGTTGCTTGACAGAAAGGTGCTGTCAAAGGGTGATTCAAAGCCGTCCCGAAGCCGAGAGCGCCTAGTCTGAGGTCCCTTCACTGTTAGCGCGGGTTAACAGGTAAAGCTACCGAAGGTGTTGGAACAAAGCAATCACATTAACATTCCGCTCCAGGCCCTTCTCAGGCTGAAGACAGGCGGGCGGGCGCTGCTTTCGGATACCAGAGAGTTCACTGGAGTCGGAGAAGGCTTTGAATCCTGACTTTAGCCCGCTTTAGCCTGAAATCTCTCAAAGCCTCCGTTTCATCATTACATTAAAATAAGGCCAGTAATTTATTCCTACCTGGAAGATGGCTCTGTGGATTAAGGAGATGACGTTCGTAAAGCGCCTGAACCATAAGTAACCTTAATAGTTACCCCAATATAAGTAAAACAtaagaattttattatatttaatttttgaactGTAATTTCGCGATCGCAGAGACATATCTTTGTGGACAGTTTTGGCACGCACGCAGAGGACTGGGGTTACATGGTAGTAATGGATCATTATTTACATTCTGTTAAACTTTGGAgcctaagaatttaaaaattttgggtGTACGTCTGTTTGGTTATACGGAGTTTGATTATATGAAGGACTGGAAGATGTCTCCTTAAACACGCCACtctttcaaaattctaatttGTAGCTTCCGGAACTCAAAAGTTAGTCGACCTCGAGAGCAGTCCGGGAAGTAAGCGGCTTCCCGCTTGTGCCCAGTGGTTCCTGGCTTAACGCACGCTAACGCAGAACCCTCCGCTGACAGCGGCAGGCACCGGTCCCCGGCTGGTCACTCAACCGGCCGCCTGCACCGGGGGCCAGAGCTGTTCCGCGGCGGCGGGACCGAGTTCCAGACGCAGGTCGCCGCCCGGCACCAGAGGAGGATCGCAGCAGAAAAGGTGAGAAAGGAGACCCGCTTCTCGGCACCCGGGCAGCTACTCCCGAACGTGGCCCGAGATCCCGTCTCCATCCTCTGTTCTGCTCTTTCTGGTAAATGCTTTAAAAGCAACAGTAATGGGCCCCGGTGCTTTGGATTCCCAAATTCGGTTTACCGAACAGGAAAGACACGCCAAGCAGCGCGGAGACGGCGGCCGCAGCCTCTCGGAGGCTGCAGCTGCTGGTCCCGGGGCGCACCGAGAGCAGCGCGCGTCCCCGCGCCGGGTAGGGAGCGCGCAGCGCGGCCTCGAAAATCACCGCGCGGCGAGAGGGCGGGTCCCAGCCTCTCCTCCGAGGAGCCCCGGCCGAGGCTCGACGCGCAACCTGGCGGGATGAGTTTTCTTGAACCCAGGTGGTCCCTGAGAAGAGCCCCCTCCAGCCCAGGCTGCAAGACCGGGCCCGGGACGTCCAGGCCTCGGGCCCACCGCGGAAGCCCTGGCCCGGCCGCTCCCATTCGAAGCGCCTGGCCCAGTTCAGGCTCTAAGGGCGAGATCGGCTCCCCGAGGGGCGCGGCCGCAGCTCGTCTTCTGACTGTCCTGGGTCATGTGTATGTGCGCACGTTCGGCCCCGGACCTCACGCTCGCGCCCAGCTGTGGGACCACGGGAAAGGATGTCGCGTGGGCCTAGGCAGCTTGCGCCCATCTCCAGGGCCCGTGTCCTcaggtggggaagggaaaggTCATCGGGGGCCAGAGCCGCGGTACCGCGACGTTAGCCGGCTGGGCCTCAGGCTCACGGAGGCCTACGGTGTCGGTGCGCGCAGCCTCCGCGGCCCGGCCACTGGTGCCCCGCGGGCCGCCACCGGTCCGCACCACGCCGCTCCCctgggcctgggggcagaggTCAGACGTGAGCCTCGGAGCCTCCTCAAAGGATGCTCTCTCTGCGCCGCGATCCTCCTCGCTTCCCGGCTCGTCCCCCAGGAACTCGCGACCGCAGGCACCGGTCCTCCTCGGCGCTCCAGGCCTCCCGACCAGGGTAGAAGCCTTGCGCTGGAGTTGGGGGCGAAACTGGCAGTGTGATCCCAAGAGCAGCAAAGAAAGATGTCTTCTGACCCTTTGGGCAAGGAATCAGATCGACTCTCCCCgacccctccacccctccacccctccacccctccaccctccctcctcctcctgccttcctttccacCCCTCCTCGTGGGAAGTCGCCCCTTCCCCCGCCCAACAGCCAGGCGGATGACGGATCTTGTCTTCACTTAAAGCGTCGATGTTTTGTACAtcatgaattttgattttttaaaaattactgcattaaaacattatttcttgatCACTGAGTTTTTTGGCGCCCCCTTAAGTTTTGCTCTCTCACCCGAGTCCCCGCCCTGTCAGGAAGGTTAACAATTTGATCGAAATGACACTGATGATAAGCAGCAGAGCAGGGTAACCTCCAGCTTGGAAAGCGCTGCTCCTGCCCTTACCGCGCACCCTGGACGGATTAAGCGGAAACTCCGCTAGGAGGAGGAGCGCGGATAGAGGACGGTCCCCTGCTGCGGACTGAGGGTCTTGTTGGCCAGGTGCCCCAGCCCGCGGGTGCGGACGCCTGGGGCCTGCAAGGATAGCGCACGCCACAGCCAAACAGGCGGCCTGGGCGCACTTCCCGAGGTGCGGTTCCTTAGgtgtttaaaaacaattttgaaactaAATGAGACCACTTCCGTAGAACAGCAACCACAGCTGTCTTGCCAGTGCCCTTCCTCTAGCAAAGTAGCACCAGTTTTGGATATGTCACCTAATTAAACTTATAGCGATTGCCGCGTTTCGGAAGGTGATCCAGCCTTCCACCAGTCAAGTGCGCCCTGTCCCCTCTGGTGATTGCTGGAGCATGTCCTGCCTTGCTCTTCAGGAGCCAGAGCCTGCTGTTTGGTGACAACCTATCCACGTCCTTATGGAAAAGGTTGGGAGATCAAGATGGGGAAGACACAGGCAGGAAGTAGTCCTCCAAGGTCTCTGGCGCCAGCTCCCATTGCAAGGCACCTCAGAAGCCATGGGTCGAAGCTCATCAGCTTCCCTGCGGAGGACAAAATACACCCAGACGACTTGAAGCCTGGATTATGTAAGGGAATAAAGACGTATACATCTAATAAAAGATAACGAGTGCAgagcatttgttcattcatcggATATTACCTAGTACTTACCTGAGCACTGCGCTAGGTTCCAGGAATAGACCCGTGATCAGAACCCTAAAATTCTTGCCTCTTGCACCTCACAGTCTGGTGGGAGACACCgataataagcacataaaaacaacaagaaatagaaattgtgATAAAGACTTGAGGAAACAAGGAACAGAGATAGGGAATACAACCTATTTGTGGGCATTCACTCattgtgggccaggcactggcttatggggctgggggtggagagaaCAATTTGCATAAGATCCCTGCTGTCAAGGGTTCCAAGCCTAGCTGGGCATGTATAAAAGAGCACCGATATGAAAATTATACATTAAATTCTCCGTAACATTGAACTAAAAGTAGGGGCATGATGGCTTAATGTTAAATACAAATAAGGCAGAATGAACAACATTAATAAAAACCCTTGCAGAAGAAGGTGTTGGAATCTGGCGTCAAAAACATTGGTTTGGAGCAAGCTGGGCTgcctgtttccacatctgtaaaatgtggttaCTGATGATACTACCTACATCAAGAGTTTGCTGTGAAGTTTAAATGGAGTAATGTCTGTGTAAGGACGAAGGACTTTGCAGTTATTACTATTGGCCAACTCTGGAACTTGGAAAAAGCGTCCTTTTAGATTTAGGGGTGATACAAATTAGGTGTAATCAAGAAGTGTGTTCATGAGCCCCAATTTCCCCCCTGCATTGAAGGAATGTAAGAAACAGCTTTCTCTCTGAGGTCTGTGAGAGGCTCTGGGTCTTACTCAGGGGTTCTATGGTGGAAGAGAAACCCATACGTCACCACGAGGAAGGGGCTGGGTCCCTGAAGATGCTCAAACATGCTGCCTCTCTGCTGTGAACACACTGGCTAGAAAGGCCAGAGGCCCAGAGTCAGCCTCTCCGCTGCATTTTCTTCCATTAACTCACATAGTTTGAAGGCATTTTGTGTACATTTCAAGTCCTGGATGCTAGTTTTTCAATGCATTACAAAGAGCTTCTTTTGTGCACTTAAAATATACCAGGCGCTGCGCTAGGCTTTCCATGAAATATATAATGTTGATAATAATATCAGACAGGTAGCATTATCACGTGCATTTTAAAGTTGCAGAAAATGAGGCTCCGAAGGCTAAGTAACTCACTTGCTCAATGGCACACGGATTGGATAGTTTCCTGTTAGAGCAGGCTGCGACCCTGGGCTGTGTGACCCAAGTCTTTTCGCTCCACGACCTCCACCCCATATGGAATTGTATCACTAACTTGGTTGTTTTCCTGTTCTGGAAGCAGAGGCAGTTCAGAGGAGAGAGCTAGATTTTCTTGATCTGTTTGTAAATAGCAGCCCCAGAACCCAGAAACACATACGT contains the following coding sequences:
- the LOC139082872 gene encoding uncharacterized protein; this translates as MSFLEPRWSLRRAPSSPGCKTGPGTSRPRAHRGSPGPAAPIRSAWPSSGSKGEIGSPRGAAAARLLTVLGHVYVRTFGPGPHARAQLWDHGKGCRVGLGSLRPSPGPVSSGGEGKGHRGPEPRYRDVSRLGLRLTEAYGVGARSLRGPATGAPRAATGPHHAAPLGLGAEVRREPRSLLKGCSLCAAILLASRLVPQELATAGTGPPRRSRPPDQGRSLALELGAKLAV